One Lacipirellulaceae bacterium DNA window includes the following coding sequences:
- a CDS encoding glycosyltransferase family 4 protein has protein sequence MSNESRAPGQNIGFVGTRFAGTDGVSLEAAKWAQILWDHRHVSHWFAGKLDTDPAISMLREHAWFGHPDIQWINERIFGRTTRLPEVTRRVYAIAEHLKRGLYDFVGKFDIDIMIVQNALCIPMNLPLGVALTQFIAETGFPTIAHHHDFYWERDRFSVNAIGDFLSMSFPPSLPSIQHVTINSAAQEALSHRRGESSVLVPNVLDFETPPIEDDEYVSHMRDDIGIAPDDIMFLQPTRVVPRKGIEHAISLIAALKNPKCKLVVSHESGDEGDEYLHALSEMAEQQGVTLLWVSDRISEEREIDAEGRRTYTLADAYDVADFITYPSIYEGFGNALIEAFYYRKPVLVNRYSIFVKDIEPKDFKVITMNGYLTKEVVAKVKRVIDEPEYREQMVQHNYDLGTRFYSYSVLRRKLRALITNHTGLDEL, from the coding sequence ATGAGTAACGAAAGCCGCGCCCCTGGGCAGAACATTGGATTCGTAGGTACACGCTTCGCTGGTACCGATGGCGTTTCTTTGGAAGCCGCCAAGTGGGCACAAATCCTCTGGGACCACCGTCATGTGAGCCACTGGTTCGCGGGCAAGCTCGACACGGACCCGGCGATCAGCATGTTGCGCGAACATGCTTGGTTCGGCCATCCGGATATCCAGTGGATCAACGAACGGATCTTCGGACGTACGACTCGGTTGCCAGAAGTTACCCGCCGTGTGTACGCCATCGCCGAACACTTGAAGCGCGGGTTGTATGACTTTGTCGGTAAGTTCGACATCGACATTATGATCGTCCAGAACGCGCTCTGCATTCCCATGAACTTGCCTTTGGGCGTTGCCCTGACACAGTTCATCGCCGAGACCGGCTTTCCAACGATTGCTCATCATCACGACTTTTACTGGGAGCGAGATCGCTTTTCGGTAAACGCGATCGGCGACTTCCTCTCGATGTCTTTCCCGCCTTCGCTGCCTTCGATTCAGCACGTGACGATCAACTCCGCGGCTCAAGAAGCGCTATCGCATCGTCGTGGCGAGTCATCCGTGTTAGTGCCCAACGTACTCGACTTCGAAACACCGCCGATTGAGGATGACGAATACGTCAGTCACATGCGCGATGACATTGGCATTGCGCCCGACGACATCATGTTCCTCCAACCGACGCGAGTCGTCCCTCGAAAGGGAATCGAACATGCCATTTCACTGATTGCTGCGCTCAAAAACCCAAAGTGCAAGCTGGTCGTTTCGCACGAGTCGGGCGACGAAGGGGACGAGTATCTGCACGCCTTGAGTGAAATGGCAGAACAACAGGGTGTCACGCTGCTTTGGGTTTCCGATCGAATCAGCGAAGAACGCGAGATCGACGCCGAGGGTCGCCGCACCTACACCCTCGCCGATGCTTACGACGTGGCGGACTTTATCACCTACCCAAGCATCTACGAAGGCTTCGGCAACGCGCTGATCGAAGCGTTTTATTATCGCAAGCCGGTACTCGTGAATCGTTACTCAATTTTCGTGAAAGACATCGAGCCGAAAGACTTCAAGGTAATTACCATGAACGGCTACCTCACGAAGGAGGTAGTCGCCAAGGTGAAACGCGTGATCGACGAGCCCGAGTATCGCGAGCAGATGGTGCAGCACAATTACGACTTGGGCACCAGATTCTACAGCTACAGCGTACTGCGTCGGAAGCTACGGGCGCTCATTACGAATCACACCGGGTTGGATGAGCTTTGA
- a CDS encoding HAD family hydrolase, translated as MTAEKQMKDSPEEVIRRASKPLSPKPTSLQPRLPQLEGIRAVLFDIYGTLIISGSGDIGAADPTIRGQAFSDALQAVGVEYRGDPEAGARILRELIDASHAKSRDEGIDFPEIDIVAVWQSTYRKLEAGSLITAGQQVDLEQLATEFEVRTNPVWPMPGLVDCLGNLRDSGRVLGIISNAQFFTPAVFPALAGETLEKLGFTQNLRYYSYEHGRAKPGTWLYEEAARGLAALEKPITPAETLYVGNDMRNDIWPAAKVGFKTALFAGDERSLRLREDEPNRDQRPEPDAVVTELDQLPKLLQTND; from the coding sequence ATGACAGCAGAGAAACAGATGAAGGATTCCCCTGAAGAAGTGATTCGCCGTGCGAGTAAACCGCTCTCGCCAAAGCCGACCTCGCTTCAGCCACGGTTGCCGCAGCTCGAAGGCATTCGCGCCGTGCTGTTCGATATCTACGGCACTCTGATCATCAGTGGAAGCGGCGACATTGGCGCGGCTGACCCGACCATCCGCGGGCAAGCGTTTTCTGATGCCTTGCAAGCGGTTGGCGTGGAGTACCGTGGCGACCCTGAAGCGGGCGCGAGGATTCTCCGCGAGCTAATCGACGCCAGCCATGCGAAGTCTCGTGACGAAGGGATTGATTTTCCGGAAATCGACATCGTTGCCGTTTGGCAGAGCACCTACCGGAAGCTTGAAGCGGGCAGCCTGATCACGGCGGGTCAGCAGGTCGACCTTGAGCAGCTCGCCACCGAGTTTGAGGTCCGCACGAACCCCGTCTGGCCGATGCCGGGGTTGGTCGATTGCCTGGGTAACTTGCGAGACAGCGGGCGGGTCTTAGGGATTATCAGCAATGCTCAGTTTTTCACCCCGGCGGTGTTTCCCGCATTGGCCGGTGAGACGCTGGAAAAATTGGGCTTTACCCAAAATTTGCGGTACTATTCCTACGAACACGGAAGAGCGAAGCCCGGCACATGGCTGTACGAAGAAGCCGCTCGCGGATTAGCCGCCCTAGAAAAGCCGATAACCCCAGCAGAAACCCTGTACGTCGGCAACGACATGCGTAACGATATTTGGCCCGCGGCAAAGGTCGGTTTCAAGACCGCACTGTTTGCGGGCGACGAGAGGAGCCTCAGGCTCCGCGAGGACGAACCGAATCGGGACCAACGACCTGAACCGGATGCAGTCGTAACCGAACTTGACCAATTACCGAAGTTATTGCAAACAAACGATTGA
- a CDS encoding DUF2513 domain-containing protein: MKRDIDLARELLLDIENRGIDCSMTVLRTGPNQENEERTRYHLRLLIDAGLLKEVDRTSTGIPCLRLTHDGHELLELARHEGRWRQAKAICQQRIGGLSLSVIRQLLIRLALRPTYGRRYRPYRYAPTTSYYRSRPAYRAEPYRFEEDYLGIGDTEEVIDPRAADTRDWWTDEVAEYREPRYVRTRATANGEYVRNGYGRTGIDLDGDGRVDLELDTNIPDYLI, translated from the coding sequence ATGAAGCGAGACATTGACCTAGCCCGCGAGCTGCTGCTCGACATCGAGAACCGTGGTATCGACTGCTCGATGACCGTCCTACGTACTGGACCAAATCAAGAAAACGAAGAACGCACTCGCTATCACTTGCGTTTGTTGATCGATGCAGGACTTCTGAAAGAAGTCGATCGCACCTCGACCGGCATCCCTTGTCTGCGTCTGACCCACGATGGGCACGAGCTACTAGAACTCGCCCGTCACGAAGGTCGCTGGCGTCAGGCGAAGGCGATTTGCCAACAACGGATTGGTGGGCTTTCGCTTTCCGTGATCCGCCAGTTGCTGATCCGCCTTGCGCTACGACCTACTTACGGTCGTCGGTACCGTCCTTACCGCTACGCTCCCACCACGAGCTACTACCGCAGTCGGCCTGCCTATCGTGCTGAACCCTACCGTTTCGAGGAAGACTATCTGGGAATCGGCGACACGGAAGAAGTGATCGATCCCCGCGCGGCAGACACCCGCGATTGGTGGACGGACGAAGTCGCCGAGTACCGCGAGCCACGCTATGTCCGCACTCGTGCCACAGCCAATGGCGAATATGTTCGCAATGGCTACGGTCGGACCGGCATCGATCTGGACGGTGACGGACGAGTTGATCTCGAGCTCGATACCAACATCCCTGACTATTTGATTTGA
- a CDS encoding PEP-CTERM sorting domain-containing protein (PEP-CTERM proteins occur, often in large numbers, in the proteomes of bacteria that also encode an exosortase, a predicted intramembrane cysteine proteinase. The presence of a PEP-CTERM domain at a protein's C-terminus predicts cleavage within the sorting domain, followed by covalent anchoring to some some component of the (usually Gram-negative) cell surface. Many PEP-CTERM proteins exhibit an unusual sequence composition that includes large numbers of potential glycosylation sites. Expression of one such protein has been shown restore the ability of a bacterium to form floc, a type of biofilm.), translating to MTRILGTVLSFLIFLQAMSVRTAAAQELVNLVFTSDLITNGEFNVDHWSFLSDPLDPNAVPQATIGSTGRAFQTGPAGNDEALFIVPSQGGAQKFFEGAVWQIPQNNGLTSEDAVAVPRTSVVFVETETYSDVASTWSQWYKVDVSAGIRGNGRSIEGGFQSQRNENDLSDHTGETHLTTNTNYSTDPDGDNQQKVQLQGLNLEPEFKIVNSNWNGAATAADLNQSYVNRFTFRHVFAPDSQVPLGSRVETNGAIADNATPAFTGNGEALPQLLMPELIDRITVQLLRHQGVPNDRSSFVRYDELADGATIADAQVGIRSLRLGVTGRTDFDTGFSTTDSGDGPILISNLGSGGEHPQGSKLFFDGDANADGRTTASGDGEWLLEDLDQGSLPQGSVETATYNPTTGELTVKSTGVARVTLFSTGENLMPLANSTILSDTITSDSVVDEPSSGDLTWFSTDNLIAGMFAGRVVDAGTPVSDLSLYSQLRGELAQRIQILVVPEPASVILLIALAASAWPNRRRR from the coding sequence ATGACGAGAATCCTAGGAACCGTTCTATCATTTCTGATTTTCTTGCAGGCGATGTCGGTCAGAACCGCTGCGGCTCAAGAGCTTGTGAATCTAGTCTTTACGAGCGACTTAATCACGAACGGTGAATTCAACGTTGATCATTGGAGCTTTCTCAGCGACCCACTCGACCCGAACGCGGTTCCCCAAGCGACCATCGGGAGCACCGGACGTGCCTTTCAAACCGGGCCTGCGGGAAACGATGAGGCCCTTTTCATTGTGCCTAGCCAGGGCGGTGCTCAGAAGTTCTTTGAAGGTGCCGTTTGGCAAATTCCCCAGAACAATGGCCTTACTAGCGAAGACGCTGTGGCAGTGCCACGGACAAGCGTGGTGTTCGTCGAAACGGAAACCTACTCGGATGTCGCCAGCACTTGGAGCCAATGGTACAAGGTGGATGTTTCAGCCGGAATTCGTGGTAATGGCCGTTCAATTGAGGGCGGATTTCAATCGCAACGCAACGAGAATGACCTCAGCGATCACACGGGCGAAACGCACCTGACGACCAACACCAACTACAGCACGGACCCCGACGGTGACAACCAGCAGAAGGTTCAACTTCAAGGTTTGAATCTCGAGCCCGAGTTCAAGATTGTCAATTCCAATTGGAACGGTGCCGCGACGGCTGCGGACTTGAACCAGTCGTATGTCAATCGATTTACGTTCCGACATGTCTTTGCGCCCGACTCCCAAGTGCCGCTGGGCTCACGCGTCGAAACAAACGGGGCGATTGCCGACAATGCAACTCCGGCGTTCACGGGCAACGGCGAAGCGCTCCCGCAGTTATTGATGCCGGAGCTGATCGACCGCATCACGGTTCAGCTTCTTCGCCACCAAGGAGTGCCGAACGACCGCAGCAGTTTCGTACGCTACGACGAGCTTGCTGATGGAGCGACTATAGCTGACGCGCAAGTTGGCATTCGGTCACTACGTTTGGGAGTCACCGGGCGAACGGATTTCGATACAGGCTTTTCGACGACAGACAGTGGCGATGGTCCGATCTTGATTTCCAACCTTGGCTCCGGCGGAGAACATCCCCAAGGCTCTAAGCTGTTCTTCGACGGCGACGCAAATGCCGATGGGCGAACCACGGCTAGTGGCGACGGCGAGTGGCTCCTGGAAGATCTCGACCAAGGGAGCTTGCCGCAAGGCAGCGTTGAAACGGCCACCTACAACCCAACGACCGGTGAGTTGACGGTCAAGTCGACCGGAGTGGCTCGAGTGACACTCTTCTCCACCGGCGAGAATCTTATGCCGCTGGCAAATTCAACCATACTTTCTGATACCATCACATCAGATTCAGTCGTTGACGAGCCAAGTTCTGGAGACCTCACCTGGTTCAGTACTGACAATCTTATTGCAGGGATGTTTGCTGGACGTGTGGTCGATGCTGGAACCCCCGTCAGCGATCTCTCGCTCTACAGTCAATTGCGTGGAGAGCTGGCTCAGCGGATTCAAATACTCGTTGTGCCCGAACCGGCTAGTGTGATTCTTCTCATCGCGCTCGCCGCTTCAGCTTGGCCAAACCGGCGACGTCGTTAA
- a CDS encoding response regulator produces the protein MSIRPTVYILDDDPAFCAWAKAVLTAAGVAAQAYESAEKFLAAEFDRGPSCLLLDCQLPAMHGLELLQILNSRQASIATIMMTATGDVPSAVKALKLGAVDYLEKPLTPQELLQKAHEGIGTSSQRWIELSAEQERISQLESLSPREREVAELLVSGMNTKQIARQLEVSPKTVETHRPNIFNKLGIDSVVELSRLITPSLAEAPLAGALQASP, from the coding sequence ATGAGTATCCGACCGACCGTTTACATCCTGGACGACGATCCTGCGTTCTGCGCATGGGCGAAGGCTGTTTTGACCGCAGCCGGAGTCGCTGCCCAAGCGTATGAATCGGCAGAAAAGTTTCTGGCTGCGGAGTTCGACCGCGGTCCGAGCTGTTTGCTGCTCGATTGTCAGCTTCCGGCAATGCACGGCTTGGAACTTCTGCAGATTCTCAACAGTCGTCAGGCAAGCATCGCAACGATCATGATGACGGCCACCGGCGATGTCCCCAGCGCGGTCAAAGCGTTGAAGCTTGGGGCGGTCGACTACTTGGAAAAACCCCTCACTCCCCAAGAACTTCTGCAGAAAGCTCACGAAGGAATCGGCACAAGCAGCCAGCGTTGGATTGAGCTTTCAGCCGAGCAAGAACGTATCTCGCAACTTGAGTCACTCTCGCCTCGTGAGAGGGAAGTCGCGGAGCTACTCGTGTCGGGCATGAACACGAAGCAAATCGCTCGTCAACTTGAGGTGAGCCCGAAAACCGTTGAGACGCACCGCCCAAATATTTTCAATAAACTGGGCATCGACAGCGTGGTTGAGCTCTCTCGCTTGATCACTCCGTCCTTAGCGGAAGCACCCCTTGCCGGGGCTCTGCAGGCATCTCCATAG
- a CDS encoding glycosyltransferase family 2 protein translates to MPAQLTEDLITDELGFDQSIEPGVIDRLHRQMSRLTEDVAHLIEGEVASVDGDSEKTESSDEITARRQLISFVIPAHDEQDTIVELCQRISACTPQEHDIEIILIDDGSKDATWSRIEELSEGQQLDSRTLVRGIRMRLNAGKAAGLTAGFRTCRGDLVFTMDADLQDDPTEIPRFIEAIEAGADVVTGWKQKRFDPWHKVWPSRVFNKMLSALTGVKLHDHNCGFKCYRAEVVKRVIPHGELHRMMPCLAATHGFKTVEIAVAHSPRRHGVSKYGFERYARGASDMLTMAFLMRFGQRPAHFFNGFAMLYCVLGVAVAGSGWWIGPMSRLGVTAFLAGGLLLAMGGVGMIAGFVSELMIRDGRLERRELPISETVVSQN, encoded by the coding sequence ATGCCCGCCCAACTTACCGAAGACCTGATTACCGACGAACTTGGCTTTGATCAGTCGATCGAGCCAGGAGTGATCGACCGCTTGCACCGTCAAATGTCTCGCCTGACCGAAGACGTTGCCCATCTTATTGAGGGCGAAGTCGCGAGTGTCGACGGGGACTCCGAGAAGACGGAATCGTCTGACGAAATAACAGCTCGCCGGCAACTCATCAGCTTCGTGATTCCAGCACATGACGAGCAAGACACGATTGTTGAGCTTTGCCAACGCATCTCTGCTTGCACTCCGCAAGAGCACGACATCGAGATCATTCTGATCGACGATGGTAGTAAGGATGCAACCTGGAGCCGAATTGAGGAACTCTCCGAAGGTCAGCAGCTTGATTCGCGAACTCTAGTCCGTGGAATTCGCATGCGACTCAATGCCGGAAAAGCAGCCGGCTTGACCGCAGGATTTCGTACCTGTCGTGGCGACTTGGTTTTCACCATGGATGCCGACCTGCAAGACGATCCCACAGAGATTCCTCGCTTCATCGAGGCAATCGAAGCCGGTGCCGACGTGGTGACTGGTTGGAAACAGAAACGCTTCGATCCTTGGCACAAAGTCTGGCCGAGCCGTGTGTTCAACAAGATGCTCAGCGCACTCACGGGTGTGAAACTGCACGACCACAACTGCGGATTCAAATGCTACCGTGCTGAGGTAGTGAAGCGTGTTATTCCGCATGGCGAACTCCATCGCATGATGCCTTGCTTGGCGGCGACTCACGGGTTTAAGACCGTGGAAATCGCGGTTGCCCACAGCCCACGTCGTCATGGTGTGAGTAAGTACGGCTTCGAACGCTACGCACGCGGAGCAAGCGACATGCTCACGATGGCCTTCCTAATGAGGTTTGGCCAGCGGCCTGCTCACTTCTTCAACGGCTTTGCCATGCTGTATTGCGTGTTAGGTGTTGCCGTTGCCGGTAGCGGTTGGTGGATCGGACCAATGAGCCGCTTAGGCGTGACGGCATTTCTTGCCGGGGGACTTCTGCTCGCCATGGGTGGAGTCGGCATGATTGCAGGATTCGTTTCGGAACTGATGATCCGCGACGGCCGCCTCGAACGGCGCGAGCTTCCGATCTCTGAGACCGTCGTGTCGCAAAACTAG
- a CDS encoding glycosyltransferase: MSSQQQSSQSPLRILLVTSTYPRHEEDYAVPWLRESVRQLSLRGHEVTVLAPAYRGLPDHDLDGVTVKRFRYANAEWETLTHEGGAPARISNPLFQLLAAPYVAAGCLAARRLARQQEFDIVHTHWPFPHGPIGASAARAAKVPHVVTSHGAGLAIARRKKWVRPILRHSLQAADLSIANSMDTAEKVREVSGVDSLVLPFGTTVAAKNIPAPKNRIPRILFTGRLIERKGVEYLLKAADRVLRKREAQFVICGDGPERERLERLCSDLSLDHAIRFLGFVSNEWLNEEYSRCDIWVNPAVIDRRGDTEGLGVGAIEAYAHAKPVIASKVGGIPDAVVHNQTGLLTPERDEAALAEAIMHLIDNPVKAKAMGAVGLQFAQQKFNWERITDELVTAYCKLIGRDSAEFDSSATIEVPALSNGESTEGAQFELVN; the protein is encoded by the coding sequence ATGTCAAGTCAACAACAATCCAGTCAATCACCGTTGCGAATCCTGCTGGTAACCTCCACCTACCCACGACATGAAGAAGACTACGCGGTCCCCTGGCTCAGGGAGTCCGTCCGTCAACTCTCACTCCGTGGACATGAAGTGACCGTTTTGGCTCCTGCATACCGGGGCCTGCCAGATCATGATCTCGATGGCGTCACCGTGAAACGGTTCCGTTATGCAAACGCGGAGTGGGAGACACTCACCCACGAGGGCGGTGCTCCGGCTCGGATCAGTAATCCCTTGTTTCAACTCCTTGCCGCTCCTTACGTCGCAGCAGGCTGCCTTGCCGCTCGCCGACTAGCTCGTCAGCAAGAGTTTGACATCGTTCACACCCATTGGCCATTTCCTCACGGCCCGATCGGTGCCTCGGCTGCACGGGCTGCGAAAGTGCCGCATGTCGTAACGTCCCATGGTGCGGGACTGGCCATTGCACGTCGTAAGAAGTGGGTTCGTCCGATTCTCCGTCATAGCTTGCAAGCTGCCGATCTGAGCATTGCCAACAGCATGGACACAGCAGAAAAAGTGAGAGAAGTCTCTGGCGTTGATTCGCTAGTGCTCCCCTTTGGGACCACGGTAGCTGCGAAAAACATTCCCGCCCCCAAGAATCGAATTCCACGAATTCTATTCACGGGAAGACTCATCGAGCGTAAAGGTGTTGAGTACCTGCTAAAAGCTGCCGACCGCGTCTTGCGTAAGCGTGAAGCTCAGTTCGTCATCTGTGGCGACGGGCCTGAGCGTGAAAGGTTGGAGCGGTTGTGCAGCGATCTCTCACTCGATCACGCCATTCGCTTTCTTGGTTTCGTCAGTAATGAGTGGCTGAACGAAGAGTACTCGCGCTGTGACATCTGGGTGAACCCAGCGGTGATCGATCGTCGTGGGGATACGGAAGGGCTTGGCGTCGGTGCGATCGAGGCCTACGCCCACGCCAAGCCTGTGATTGCTTCCAAGGTGGGCGGCATCCCTGACGCAGTCGTTCACAATCAGACCGGCTTATTGACTCCCGAGCGTGACGAGGCCGCACTCGCCGAAGCCATCATGCATCTCATTGATAACCCTGTGAAAGCGAAGGCAATGGGTGCCGTTGGCCTACAGTTCGCGCAACAGAAGTTCAACTGGGAACGCATCACCGATGA